Proteins from one Setaria italica strain Yugu1 chromosome V, Setaria_italica_v2.0, whole genome shotgun sequence genomic window:
- the LOC101768814 gene encoding chromatin modification-related protein EAF1 B yields MGKACFCGPVAIELCSMGGIAECGVSVDTKASPRRAAIEKAQEELRQEYDIREERRRELEFLEKGGNPLDFKLGHVASLSVQSTSVTDQIADQNVISEAKGSFAFATSPHGDSVESSGKPGNSLCREGNTADNLMLLDGDTSNTGGEKIVKRGTKRATATQAEQFLHCDGQNNAKEGEDSGLFRLGPKSQAYARRRSKSIRDNANNAFVRHPPVPPTSSQKKDVTGLTPEAKTEDNGVSSIGDSKPTSPNCQNMLKNAPLNDNVEMETDSVQPIHEGNQTSKNELSNINNGSQAMEISPNSVTDNSHLTVGDQMATATASAVSPDAISKEAASNIVCSLPSISNEILKEAQTLEKAGNSPSIVSAVDIHADSMDNKGATPHSAVESASLNENEVDRTHAYATKAANEHLVQSENLAPLKASEMVDEGLNKILPEDKDAKKDSQLEVSSQPVVLDGSCRQPEPSYVCVKDEREVCNNAVDAQKDTQQLATSNQDNGNKEECSDSHRNNMSESSVAEKPASVIVPRAPASLTAEKPASVTVPPALLTGDVTNPIENDVEKSSGDQEKISKKECEDSIVAKKDHEDAILRRARYIEANIKRAGERSLCNVSLEKKRKSHWDFVLEEMVWMANDFMQERLWKSAAAAQMSHWISSSGRAVFEEASIQRKQKSVARILANGIMDFWHSVDTSRASGGMSKPMQIEQSNKLEEKLSGVKAGKQEDEENLEQDKSRKSHQSPIHIYALRLLEDNSNASKCLSLAEAPPTPDRLNDFGILKVPDQLSEANLFYGVAPGAMQAYRESMERLFVYNKQMGNTVLKDDYEPSTYASVSDVPVENVYGDDEGDARTYLLPGAYDGGLASKSSHKKKHPVTQRMNGTRPYEIGSDMPYEPFLESKPGNQQFVSNGKRTTDFLSIPIKRIRTAAARQRVASPFPAGVSGTPQFTSKTDASSGDTNSCQDDQSSLHGGSFSRKNADIESTVDFDRQLLYDASEVSTKSKKKKKPKHPGHKAPLSVAESCSLMASGKGTYDPRPQVDLVTQYEQKDYVKKRPEIHQFDSNGNFVVNGQHASKKPKLMNQAPDISLEALAPVGPIASPAASQMSNMANPKIKISTRGRKSKGPKMAVGHSGPGSPWSSFEDQALVVLVHDMGENWELVSDALNSIIQLKCIYRRPNECKERHKLLTDKSSGDGADSADDSGSSQHYPSALPGIPKGSARQLFQRLQGPFEEETLKAHFEKIIFFGQKLHQTRRKGEIQELRQINPLHTSHVFALSQACPGNLSGVVLTPLDLCDGPSNSDTLSVGYQGSHTSGLALQNNHGSIGPTLPTSNVNSRLPGSPGMVIGSNSPLPLNAPSRDAQRYGVPRPTLLQGDEQSRIHYSQMVNGRNLQQPGVPGVLPSGVDRGARMMPPAHGAGIMTGLNRGTPTRPGFPRVGSPGMANVVPHGNMSPNNGQGLQNTVNVHPGAIPGPGNTMLRPRDPMQMLRPVQNSEEHRQMMMPEFQLQVSQGNNQVVHFSGPPFSNAGGSSPVQSFPVQQSQPHQMPQQSHMYGNTHLSHTQGTNQSNPQQQQAYAMRFKERHIQQMMPQQQRPLPGTSTVPTVQNGSQMQQQSQGCAAGVIPASQPQHKQQHPAQNPLGNPMLPHQPSANTSHKQKKQQGQQQPRQNQQQRNQGSQQAKLMKSLGRGNMMHQNPVDASQASGISANCKNQIPDKNVMQQGPGHLVGSKGSIPSIPQPGSQPKIYTSQMPLSPMQTPDVSNQGAVKGSSNHTLLTSQQGQLHSPSQLATQQQQQLRYMNPSQNNIQRLMMQQNRHMNTDGRTELPVDQVQHNQVISSASLARSTDSGSPGISSMSQRKQESSHDPSAVTSTPQLASSPQDTFVGSDKLLPSSSQSMLQRQMSGGMPIHGHAIGGQLQQQQSRQQLQSQHLQQQQQQHQRPVVQGSVYAHPSNSGPG; encoded by the exons ATGGGCAAAGCCTGTTTCTGTGGTCCAGTGGCTATTGAGCTGTGCTCTATGGGAGGAATTGCTGAATGTGGTGTGAGCGTTGACACTAAAGCTTCACCACGTCGTGCGGCCATAGAGAAAGCTCAGGAGGAGCTGAG GCAGGAATACGATATCCGTGAAGAGCGAAGGAGGGAGCTTGAATTTCTGGAGAAG GGAGGCAATCCCTTGGATTTCAAACTCGGCCATGTAGCATCACTTAGTGTACAGTCCACTTCTGTGACAGACCAGATAGCTGATCAAAATGTGATAAG CGAGGCTAAAGGTAGTTTTGCATTTGCCACCTCACCTCATGGGGATTCTGTCGAAAGCAGTGGCAAGCCAGGAAATTCATTGTGCCGTGAAGGCAATACAGCTGATAATCTTATGCTTTTGGATGGAGATACCAGCAACACAGGTGGGGAGAAAATTGTGAAACGTGGAACTAAAAGGGCTACTGCAACTCAAGCCGAGCAGTTCCTGCACTGCGATGGCCAGAATAATGCAAAAGAAGGAGAAGATTCTGGTTTGTTCCGACTTGGGCCAAAGAGCCAAGCATACGCTCGACGTAGATCAAAGTCAATCAGAGACAATGCAAATAATGCATTTGTTAGGCATCCACCAGTTCCTCCAACAAGTTCTCAGAAAAAAGATGTCACAGGGTTAACCCCAGAAGCAAAGACTGAGGATAATGGCGTTTCATCCATTGGTGATTCAAAGCCGACTAGTCCTAACTGTCAAAATATGCTGAAGAATGCACCATTAAATGATAATGTGGAAATGGAGACGGACAGTGTCCAACCAATTCATGAAGGCAACCAAACATCCAAGAATGAGTTATCAAACATCAACAATGGCAGTCAAGCTATGGAAATTTCACCAAACAGTGTGACTGATAATTCACATCTTACTGTAGGTGATCAGATGGCTACTGCAACTGCTTCTGCAGTATCCCCTGATGCTATTTCAAAAGAAGCTGCTTCAAATATAGTTTGTTCTCTGCCATCTATATCCAATGAAATCTTGAAAGAAGCACAAACTCTTGAGAAGGCAGGTAATAGCCCATCTATTGTAAGTGCGGTTGACATTCATGCAGATAGTATGGATAACAAGGGTGCTACTCCTCATTCTGCTGTCGAAAGTGCTAgtttaaatgaaaatgaagtGGATCGAACTCATGCATATGCCACCAAGGCTGCTAATGAACATCTAGTGCAAAGTGAGAATCTAGCACCACTGAAGGCCAGTGAAATGGTTGATGAAGGTTTGAATAAGATTCTACCTGAGGACAAGGATGCCAAGAAAGATAGTCAACTGGAAGTTAGTAGCCAGCCTGTCGTTTTGGATGGCAGTTGCAGACAACCGGAACCTAGTTATGTTTGTGTGAAAGATGAAAGAGAAGTTTGTAACAATGCAGTAGATGCACAAAAGGATACACAACAGCTTGCTACTTCTAATCAGGATAATGGGAACAAGGAGGAATGTTCAGATTCCCATAGAAACAACATGAGTGAATCAAGTGTTGCCGAAAAGCCAGCTTCTGTTATTGTGCCCCGTGCCCCTGCCTCACTCACAGCCGAAAAGCCAGCTTCTGTTACTGTGCCCCCTGCCTTACTCACAGGTGATGTGACTAACCCTATAGAAAATGATGTTGAAAAATCTAGTGGAGACCAGGAGAAGATATCAAAGAAGGAATGCGAAGATTCTATTGTTGCAAAGAAGGATCATGAAGATGCTATCCTCAGAAGGGCGCGGTATATCGAG GCAAACATTAAGAGGGCTGGTGAACGGTCTCTCTGCAATGTTTCTTTGGAGAAGAAGCGAAAGAGTCACTGGGATTTTGTTCTAGAGGAGATGGTCTGGATGGCAAATGACTTCATGCAG GAGCGCCTGTGGAAAAGTGCAGCCGCAGCACAGATGTCCCACTGGATTTCTTCTAGTGGCCGAGCAGTATTTGAAGAAGCAAGCATTCAGAGAAAGCAGAAATCTGTTGCCAGAATTCTGGCCAATGGTATTATGGATTTTTGGCATTCAGTCGATACTTCACGAGCAAGTGGGGGTATGTCTAAACCAATGCAAATAGAGCAATCAAACAAGCTAGAAGAAAAGCTGAGTGGGGTCAAAGCTGGAAAACAAGAG GATGAAGAAAATTTGGAGCAAGATAAGTCTAGGAAGTCTCATCAGTCTCCTATTCACATCTATGCACTTCGACTTCTTGAGGACAACAGTAATGCATCCAAATGTCTGTCGTTAGCTGaggcaccaccaactcctgacaGGCTAAATGATTTTGGCATTTTGAAAGTACCAGATCAACTTTCAGAA GCAAATCTCTTTTACGGTGTAGCACCTGGTGCAATGCAGGCATACAGGGAGTCTATGGAGCGTCTCTTTGTTTATAACAAG CAAATGGGTAACACTGTACTCAAGGATGATTATGAGCCATCAACATATGCCTCTGTTTCAG ATGTACCTGTGGAAAATGTatatggagacgatgaaggcgaTGCACGCACCTATTTACTGCCTGGAGCTTATGATGGTGGTTTGGCATCAAAATCAAGTCACAAAAAGAAACACCCTGTGACGCAGAGGATGAATGGCACAAGGCCATATGAAATTGGTTCTGACATGCCTTATGAACCATTCTTGGAAAGCAAACCAGGAAACCAACAATTTGTATCAAATGGCAAACGAACAACAGACTTCCTTTCCATTCCTATAAAACGCATTCGCACAGCAGCAGCTAGACAGCGGGTTGCGAGTCCATTTCCTGCTGGAGTTTCTGGGACCCCTCAATTCACAAGTAAAACGGACGCTTCAAGTGGAGACACAAACTCCTGTCAAGATGATCAAAGTTCATTACATGGAGGATCATTTTCCCGGAAGAATGCAGATATAGAGTCCACAGTTGATTTTGACAGACAATTGTTGTATGATGCTAGCGAGGTGTCTACAAAGtctaaaaagaagaaaaagccTAAGCACCCAGGACACAAGGCACCACTAAGTGTGGCTGAGTCTTGTTCCTTGATGGCATCTGGAAAG GGCACATATGATCCTAGACCTCAGGTCGATTTGGTTACTCAATATGAGCAG AAGGATTATGTGAAAAAGAGACCGGAGATTCATCAATTCGATTCAAATGGGAATTTTG TGGTTAACGGTCAACATGCTTCTAAGAAGCCTAAACTGATGAATCAAGCGCCGGATATTTCACTGGAAGCTCTTGCACCAGTTGGTCCAATAGCATCTCCTGCTGCATCACAAATGAGCAACATGGCAAACCCTAAGATAAAGATTAGCACTCGTGGAAGAAAAAGTAAAGGACCCAAG ATGGCAGTTGGTCATTCTGGTCCTGGAAGTCCATGGTCAAGTTTTGAGGACCAG GCtcttgttgtccttgtacatgATATGGGTGAAAACTGGGAATTGGTGAGTGATGCCCTTAATAGCATCATCCAATTGAAG TGTATATATAGAAGGCCTAATGAGTGTAAGGAACGCCATAAACTTTTGACGGATAAAAGTTCTGGTGATGGTGCTGACAGTGCTGATGACTCAGGCTCATCTCAACACTATCCATCTGCATTGCCTGGCATTCCAAAG GGTAGCGCCAGGCAGCTGTTTCAGCGCCTTCAAGGACCGTTCGAGGAAGAGACTCTCAAGGcacactttgagaaaataatattttttggaCAAAAATTGCATCAAACTCGTAGAAAG GGTGAGATCCAGGAGCTGAGGCAAATAAATCCACTTCATACTTCTCATGTTTTTGCACTTTCTCAAGCATGTCCAGGCAACTTATCTGGTGTAGTTTTAAC GCCACTTGATCTTTGTGATGGACCTTCAAACTCGGATACACTTTCTGTTGGTTACCAAGGATCTCACACAAGTGGTTTAGCTCTTCAAAACAATCATGGTTCTATTGGTCCTACTCTTCCTACCTCCAATGTGAATTCCAGATTACCAGGTTCTCCTGGTATGGTTATAGGAAGCAATTCGCCATTGCCTTTGAATGCTCCCTCCAG GGATGCTCAGAGGTATGGTGTGCCTAGACCAACCTTGTTACAGGGTGATGAGCAATCAAGAATTCATTATAGCCAGATGGTCAATGGAAGAAATCTTCAGCAACCTGGAGTTCCTGGTGTGTTGCCATCTGGAGTTGATCGGGGTGCCCGAATGATGCCACCAGCTCATGGTGCCGGAATTATGACCGGACTAAATCGAGGTACACCAACTAGGCCGGGTTTTCCAAGGGTTGGTTCCCCTGGAATGGCAAATGTAGTTCCACATGGAAACATGTCACCCAACAATGGGCAAGGATTACAAAATACAGTGAATGTTCATCCTGGTGCCATACCTGGTCCTGGAAATACGATGTTGAGGCCTCGTGATCCAATGCAGATGCTTCGG CCTGTCCAGAATTCGGAAGAGCATAGACAGATGATGATGCCGGAGTTTCAGTTACAAGTCTCACAGGGAAATAACCAGGTTGTCCATTTCAGCGGCCCACCATTTTCCAATGCTGGAGGATCCTCACCTGTTCAATCTTTCCCTGTTCAGCAATCCCAACCACATCAGATGCCGCAACAGTCACACATGTACGGAAATACACACCTTTCTCATACCCAAGGAACAAACCAGTCAAacccacagcagcagcaggcttATGCTATGCGCTTTAAAGAGAGACATATTCAACAAATGATGCCCCAGCAACAGCGCCCACTACCTGGAACCAGTACAGTGCCAACTGTGCAGAATGGCTCACAAATGCAACAGCAGAGTCAAGGATGTGCGGCTGGTGTAATCCCAGCTTCACAGCCACAGCATAAGCAGCAACATCCTGCACAAAATCCATTAGGTAACCCAATGCTTCCCCATCAGCCTTCTGCCAATACATCACATAAACAGAAGAAGCAACAGGGCCAGCAGCAACCTAGACAAAATCAACAGCAACGAAATCAAGGTAGTCAGCAAGCTAAGCTTATGAAGAGCTTAGGCCGAGGGAACATGATGCACCAGAATCCTGTGGATGCTAGTCAAGCCAGTGGCATTTCTGCAAACTGTAAAAACCAAATTCCTGATAAGAATGTGATGCAACAGGGTCCAGGGCATCTTGTTGGCAGTAAAGGATCAATTCCATCAATACCTCAACCCGGGAGTCAACCAAAGATATATACTTCTCAGATGCCTCTGTCACCGATGCAGACTCCAGATGTTAGTAATCAGGGTGCAGTTAAGGGTTCTTCCAACCATACCTTGTTAACTTCCCAACAAGGTCAACTTCATTCACCATCACAGCTGGCtacacagcagcagcagcagctacggTACATGAATCCATCACAGAATAATATCCAAAGATTGATGATGCAACAAAATCGCCATATGAACACAGATGGCAGGACTGAATTACCGGTTGACCAAGTACAACATAACCAGGTCATATCATCTGCATCACTTGCTAGAAGTACAGATTCAGGTAGCCCAGGCATCTCATCTATGAGCCAGCGGAAACAAGAGTCATCCCATGATCCAAGTGCAGTTACCTCGACCCCGCAGCTAGCTAGCTCACCTCAAGACACCTTTGTTGGAAGTGATAAGCTGTTGCCATCATCTAGCCAAAGCATGCTGCAAAGGCAAATGTCTGGTGGCATGCCTATTCATGGACATGCCATTGGTGGCCAGCTGCAGCAACAGCAGTCTCGGCAGCAACTGCAGTCTCAgcacctgcagcagcagcagcagcagcatcagagGCCTGTTGTTCAAGGCAGTGTATATGCCCATCCTTCAAATTCCGGGCCAGGATGA
- the LOC101769232 gene encoding DNA repair protein RAD51 homolog 3, which produces MSSSGNPPILAGAQNAWDMLSDEQSQKHITTGSGDLNHILGGGIHCKEVTEIGGVPGVGKTQLGIQLAINVQIPVEYGGLGGKAVYIDTEGSFMVERVYQIAEGCISDILEHFPHSHDKSSSGQKQLQPEHFLADIYYFRICSYTEQIAAINYLEKFLGEHKDVRIVIIDSVTFHFRQDFDDLALRTRVLSGLSLKLMKIAKAYNLAVVLLNQVTTKFTEGSFQLALALGDSWSHSCTNRLILYWNGNDRYAHLDKSPSLPVASAPYAVTGKGVRDAVSPNHKRVRVA; this is translated from the exons ATGTCGTCGAGCGGGAATCCACCTATACTAGCTG GAGCCCAGAATGCGTGGGATATGCTCTCTGATGAGCAATCACAGAAACACATCACTACTGGTTCTGGTGACCTCAACCACATACTTGGTGGTGGGATTCACTGCAAAGAAGTCACCGAGATAG GTGGTGTCCCAGGGGTTGGTAAAACTCAACTGGG GATTCAACTAGCAATCAATGTCCAAATCCCAGTGGAGTATGGTGGCCTTGGTGGGAAAGCAGTTTATATTG ACACGGAGGGAAGTTTCATGGTTGAACGTGTCTACCAAATTGCTGAAGGGTGTATCAGCGACATACTGGAGCACTTTCCACACAGCCATGACAAATCTTCATCTGGCCAAAAACAATTGCAGCCTGAGCATTTCCTGGCAGACATCTATTACTTCCGAATATGCAGCTATACGGAACAGATTGCTGCTATAAACTACCTGGAAAAATTCCTAGGGGAGCACAAAGAT GTGCGTATAGTTATTATTGACAGTGTCACTTTCCACTTTCGACAAGATTTTGATGATCTGGCTCTGCGGACCAGAGTGCTCAGTGGATTATCATTGAAGTTAATGAAGATTGCAAAGGCATACAACTTGGCA GTTGTCTTGTTGAACCAAGTCACTACTAAATTTACAGAAGGATCATTTCAGTTGGCTCTTGCTCTAG GTGACAGCTGGTCCCACTCGTGCACAAATCGACTGATTCTCTACTGGAACGGGAATGATCGGTATGCACACCTGGACAAGTCTCCTTCACTTCCAGTAGCTTCAGCACCGTATGCAGTGACAGGCAAAGGGGTGAGGGATGCTGTGAGTCCTAATCACAAGAGGGTCCGAGTAGCATAG